Proteins encoded together in one Lathyrus oleraceus cultivar Zhongwan6 chromosome 5, CAAS_Psat_ZW6_1.0, whole genome shotgun sequence window:
- the LOC127081353 gene encoding uncharacterized protein LOC127081353, which translates to MSQHQDTSASKNTKSTPKFSVPPMGVPDDEILDVAPLSVIPAANIDLDQPISIDASASACSNQGNPSSIPSGSTPVTKYKEETQYTDRVIRDIVTRILNEGHSMKGVSTPLAQMYPPPEVEQPSGKGDDSSSFEKALAAEGLRSLGQTVSEKGKFVASNTANASHSEKHDDANVVIDLEDGSSNDQEESLIHHIKPSVAKRMKTRKGKFVAELMSSREAKKTVVIGPSKPWSKVEIKKRKVRDDSEPEEDVEEDVPDISPAKKTTVRKSPVKVPDVHLDNISFHLDDGAAKWKFVIQRRVVVEREL; encoded by the coding sequence atgtcacaacatcaagaTACATCTGCTTCTAAAAATACTAAGTCTACTCCAAAATTTAGTGTTCCTCCCATGGGCGTCCCTGATGATGAGATTCTGGATGTTGCTCCTCTCTCTGTTATTCCCGCCGCGAACATTGATTTGGACCAACCCATCTCCATTGATGCCTCCGCTTCTGCATGTTCCAATCAAGGTAATCCCTCTAGTATTCCGTCTGGTTCAACTCCTGTCACTAAGTATAAGGAAGAAACACAATATACTGATCGTGTTATAAGAGACATAGTTACTAGAATTCTTAATGAAGGCCACTCTATGAAGGGGGTTTCTACTCCCCTTGCTCAAATGTATCCCCCTCCTGAGGTTGAACAACCTAGTGGTAAGGGTGATGATTCCTCCAGTTTTGAAAAGGCCTTGGCTGCTGAAGGGTTGCGCTCTCTAGGGCAAACTGTGTCTGAGAAAGGGAAATTTGTGGCCTCTAACACGGCTAATGCTTCCCACTCTGAGAAGCATGATGATGCAAATGTTGTGATTGATCTAGAGGATGGTAGCTCTAATGATCAAGAGGAAAGCTTGATTCATCACATAAAGCCAAGTGTGGCTAAACGCATGAAGACTCGCAAAGGAAAATTTGTGGCTGAACTTATGTCATCTAGAGAAGCTAAGAAGACTGTTGTCATTGGTCCCTCCAAACCATGGAGCAAGGTTGAAATaaagaagaggaaggtcagagatGATTCTGAGCCTGAAgaggatgttgaggaagatgtccctgacatctcgCCTGCGAAGAAAACTACTGTTAGGAAGTCTCCTGTTAAAGTACCTGATGTTCATTTGGATAACATCTCCTTCCATCTTGATGATGGAGCTGCTaagtggaaatttgtgattcaGAGAAGGGTAGTTGTGGAAAGGGAGTTATGA